The following proteins come from a genomic window of Enterococcus gilvus ATCC BAA-350:
- a CDS encoding helix-turn-helix domain-containing protein — MILMLTRNVNKEETLKSLLETLGYDVFCSAHLLGALLNRKKETDILHFFPILFLSETIFESEVEQVIKLLGDAPQFIVRITNNVSDVPKRTSDERVYQLPVSVGLEELRDTLDTMYVARSQQNYEAKGARISLSTLEKKIVRQLYDTFPETVTREYLILQLWGDEETTKSRLSSLSNCVHSINNKFEQIYPLEDEKAVRTIWRKGYYLDETIYSAIEEGRLTIM, encoded by the coding sequence ATGATTTTAATGTTAACCAGAAATGTAAACAAGGAAGAGACCCTCAAGTCGCTATTGGAGACGCTGGGCTATGATGTCTTTTGTTCGGCTCATTTATTGGGTGCACTACTAAATAGAAAAAAAGAGACAGACATACTCCACTTTTTTCCCATTCTCTTTCTCAGCGAGACAATTTTTGAAAGTGAAGTCGAGCAAGTCATAAAGCTGTTGGGAGATGCCCCTCAGTTTATCGTTAGGATAACAAATAATGTGTCAGACGTACCAAAAAGAACAAGCGACGAACGGGTGTATCAGCTTCCCGTTTCGGTTGGTTTGGAAGAGCTGCGCGATACCTTGGATACAATGTACGTAGCTCGTTCGCAGCAGAATTATGAAGCCAAGGGGGCAAGAATATCTTTGAGCACTTTGGAAAAGAAAATCGTCCGTCAATTGTACGATACCTTTCCTGAAACGGTGACACGTGAGTATTTGATTTTGCAGCTTTGGGGAGACGAGGAGACCACAAAATCGAGATTGTCCAGCCTGTCAAATTGTGTCCACAGTATAAATAACAAATTTGAGCAAATCTATCCGTTGGAAGACGAAAAAGCCGTCCGAACCATTTGGCGGAAAGGCTATTATTTAGACGAAACAATCTATTCCGCCATAGAAGAAGGCCGTTTGACCATTATGTAA
- a CDS encoding Cna B-type domain-containing protein — translation MDREVKIKKSVILLIVLLLNTFVGPIVAIAETSSAQPIEKLTIRKLEISPATDGEQYAEVQVGAAVDNPTDQEKTFVLSLSEPVELINDAQKEFSTLLSEDKKQVTIHAQPKTTVEGNIRLRVNKGENERSFKVHSANQEQEVTIPPLTSAQSTSSSKEPTKESSESTTVTSASTSEQTTTTSTTTQESSKEKEKSVASKKAATLAEREPVDIKTLFEADEKFLSDVKIEVFNGNVPIDYEHETVPSDATIKLSYNWEIPQRLIDEKLIKGGDYYETKLPDNLKVRAQSGELKNSSGVVYGNYTISADGKVRWTFNQKVEQENDISGTLFYAEQLKEENNAGETTIKVPLDEGTKEIKVTVRPNGGNSISKLGTKGSDNRSIRWDVSINTNLNVLKNATVTDPLPEGLNLADLKIYPQEINLKGEVVNVGTTPLVEGTDYTREGNIVTFIGNYAETAKSFKLVYQTIVDENKIPYEGGELSFKNTATITNGTDVKSADAQVKLQFGKLISKSNGVRDTTENGQVYKWKIAYNQGYKKLPAGSYVKDTLVGDYAEFVKGSVVVKTVSGTTLVEGTDYSLVFDGKSMTVTFLKEVSTAITIDYKTKLTVIVDDNFDGSTLKNEVITDGGYKGSGSGTIEKNGVVKDASVDYQNRKINWTITVNRFNYDMLNWKLEDTMSDGLFFNKESFKIFEQGSKTPLELGVDYEFVGEPTDKKFNVQFIGALADPGTSKTYVISYATDFAREQEKFTNTAVSKWKDADGKDHQNTGKKDQTVTKNYVVDASKGGEYNAQTKRIKWTTIVNYNQQTLKNATISDPILGEQTYVPNSAKLYEVTINPDGSVKLGTEVANAAAESAKTVSANLPDGSTKAYTLVFETRLEGSLITDKPYLNKAAFQNDGKSKTVEASVKASNGGSYAVKSGEQDSGNMNYVNWSVVINPSQSTLDDVVITDEPSVNQVIDQASIKIFETVIDAAGNISKNTNKTLEQGKDYSVNVQTDNETGKQVATIKLLKTIHTAYMLEYRSLINSSLLTDEVTNKISIKGMNEKTIQQETTTKQKVIVSGGSAQGSTASVTLVKIDKNKGDKTPLAGAKLELWTRDEKGNKAQLVRSGTTDEKGELKFGNLRANYDYLLIETQAPDGFTVSQELRDGKVVRFNPDTETAQFAEMFVENDLPRISFKKVDGETKKGLSGAVFAIKNAKGDYYNGVTAANKVQWVSSEDKISEEVAKSLTSDATGTVTVTGLKEGTYSIKEISAPPGYDRVTQEQSFELINDQGVIKLTQPIQDIANEKTQYVNVPIKKIWDDANNQDGKRPEKIAFTLVANGKPTKKTLTVTASANWSGAFENLEKYDEVKKEILYSVKESDVPDYELTSISPDGKGGFEVTNSHKAEVISVQGKKVWDDGDDQDGKRPEKITVNLFADGKFEQSKDVSEETNWAYEFTNLPKFKDGKEIKYSVMEGSVTDYTPTITDFTITNKYVPRKTSVSATKHWDDADNQDGLRPEKIHLQLYGDGLKVGKEVALSQENDWSTTWNDLPVKSKGKEIQYTVGEVGTINGYKGTVEEIAKGTFALTNSHTPETTQVAGTKTWKDKNNQDGLRPASIHIRLLADGKEVAEKEVRAETGWTYQFTDLPKYQDGKKISYAIQEDRVSHYSTTVNGFDLINSYTPKRTSINVLKVWDDFGDQEGLRPERIRVQLFADGKQTDKELVLTKATNWQGDFSDLPLSSQGKAIHYTIKEVSIKGYKATITGNQDQGYVLTNTHVPPAPSSPKNHGGGGHSFKGDNSATNYKTSLPRTGEKGSRTLLILGLVLVVAAGIFRYRIRAKKS, via the coding sequence GTGGATAGGGAAGTGAAGATAAAGAAGTCTGTTATTTTGTTAATCGTTTTACTTTTAAATACGTTTGTTGGTCCTATCGTTGCGATTGCAGAAACATCTTCCGCACAACCGATAGAGAAATTAACTATACGTAAATTAGAAATAAGCCCAGCAACAGATGGGGAACAGTACGCAGAGGTTCAAGTGGGAGCCGCTGTCGATAACCCGACAGATCAAGAGAAAACTTTCGTCCTGTCGTTGAGCGAGCCGGTTGAATTGATCAACGACGCTCAAAAAGAATTTTCAACGCTCTTATCTGAGGATAAGAAACAGGTGACGATTCACGCACAACCGAAAACGACGGTGGAAGGAAATATCCGTCTTCGCGTGAACAAAGGGGAAAACGAACGTTCATTTAAGGTTCATTCTGCGAATCAAGAGCAAGAGGTGACGATTCCACCACTGACGAGCGCTCAAAGTACGTCCTCTTCAAAAGAACCAACGAAAGAATCGTCAGAGTCAACGACAGTAACGTCCGCAAGCACAAGTGAACAAACAACTACGACCAGCACCACGACTCAAGAGAGCAGCAAGGAGAAAGAGAAATCTGTTGCTAGCAAGAAGGCAGCAACGTTAGCTGAAAGAGAACCAGTAGATATCAAAACGTTGTTTGAAGCAGATGAAAAATTTTTGTCTGATGTAAAGATCGAGGTTTTCAATGGCAATGTTCCGATCGATTACGAGCACGAAACCGTTCCCTCTGACGCCACCATAAAACTCTCTTACAATTGGGAAATCCCGCAACGTCTGATCGACGAGAAGCTGATCAAAGGCGGGGATTATTACGAGACGAAGCTGCCAGATAATCTAAAAGTGAGAGCTCAAAGCGGAGAATTAAAAAACAGCTCCGGGGTTGTTTATGGGAATTACACCATTAGTGCAGACGGCAAGGTGCGCTGGACCTTTAACCAAAAAGTCGAGCAGGAAAATGACATCTCAGGAACACTGTTTTATGCGGAACAATTAAAAGAGGAAAACAATGCGGGAGAAACAACGATCAAAGTCCCTCTCGATGAAGGGACTAAAGAGATTAAAGTCACCGTTCGGCCAAATGGCGGCAACTCAATAAGTAAATTGGGCACCAAAGGGTCAGACAATCGCTCAATTCGCTGGGATGTCTCCATTAATACGAATTTGAATGTATTAAAAAATGCCACGGTGACGGACCCTCTGCCGGAAGGGTTGAACTTAGCAGATTTAAAAATCTATCCTCAAGAAATAAATCTAAAGGGAGAGGTCGTAAATGTAGGAACCACTCCTTTAGTTGAAGGAACCGACTACACACGTGAAGGAAATATCGTCACGTTCATCGGCAACTATGCGGAGACAGCGAAATCTTTCAAGCTGGTCTATCAAACGATAGTCGATGAGAATAAAATCCCTTACGAAGGCGGGGAGCTTTCCTTCAAAAATACAGCAACAATAACCAACGGAACAGATGTAAAATCGGCAGATGCGCAAGTGAAGCTCCAATTTGGAAAGCTCATTTCTAAATCGAATGGCGTACGAGATACCACTGAAAACGGACAGGTTTACAAATGGAAAATCGCGTACAATCAAGGATATAAAAAGCTTCCCGCGGGATCGTATGTGAAGGACACCCTTGTAGGAGACTATGCAGAGTTTGTCAAAGGGTCCGTTGTTGTAAAAACAGTAAGTGGGACAACTTTAGTCGAAGGAACCGATTATTCCCTTGTTTTTGATGGAAAATCAATGACAGTCACCTTCTTAAAAGAAGTCTCTACAGCCATCACCATTGACTACAAAACAAAACTGACCGTTATCGTTGACGATAATTTTGATGGAAGCACGTTAAAAAACGAGGTCATCACAGATGGCGGATATAAAGGGTCTGGTAGTGGAACGATTGAAAAAAATGGTGTCGTTAAGGACGCTTCTGTGGATTATCAAAATCGAAAAATCAATTGGACGATCACGGTCAATCGCTTCAACTATGACATGCTTAACTGGAAGTTGGAAGACACGATGTCTGATGGGCTGTTCTTCAATAAAGAGAGCTTCAAGATTTTCGAACAAGGCTCGAAGACACCCTTGGAGCTTGGCGTTGATTATGAATTTGTAGGAGAACCCACAGATAAAAAATTCAATGTTCAATTCATCGGGGCTTTGGCTGATCCCGGGACCAGTAAAACCTATGTAATCAGCTACGCGACCGATTTCGCCAGAGAACAAGAGAAATTTACCAACACGGCTGTTTCAAAGTGGAAAGATGCGGATGGCAAGGATCATCAAAATACCGGGAAAAAAGATCAAACAGTTACGAAAAATTACGTGGTGGACGCTTCAAAAGGCGGGGAATACAATGCACAAACGAAGCGGATCAAGTGGACAACGATCGTTAATTACAATCAACAAACGCTAAAAAATGCGACTATCAGCGATCCGATCCTCGGAGAGCAAACCTATGTACCGAACAGCGCCAAATTATATGAAGTTACCATCAATCCTGATGGTTCCGTAAAACTTGGAACAGAAGTGGCAAACGCAGCGGCGGAATCAGCGAAGACAGTCTCGGCGAATCTGCCAGACGGCTCAACCAAAGCGTATACGCTGGTCTTCGAGACAAGACTTGAAGGGTCATTGATCACAGACAAGCCATATTTGAATAAGGCAGCTTTTCAAAATGATGGCAAAAGTAAGACAGTGGAAGCCTCTGTCAAGGCATCAAATGGGGGAAGCTACGCTGTAAAATCAGGGGAACAAGACAGTGGAAATATGAATTATGTGAACTGGTCGGTCGTGATCAACCCTTCGCAATCCACCCTGGATGATGTGGTCATCACGGATGAGCCTTCAGTAAATCAAGTGATCGACCAAGCGTCTATAAAGATTTTTGAAACCGTCATAGATGCGGCAGGCAACATTTCAAAAAATACGAATAAAACGTTAGAACAAGGAAAAGATTATTCTGTCAATGTGCAGACGGACAATGAAACCGGCAAACAAGTGGCGACGATCAAACTGCTGAAAACGATCCACACGGCGTATATGCTAGAATACCGGTCATTAATCAATTCAAGTCTCTTGACAGATGAAGTCACGAATAAGATTTCGATCAAGGGAATGAATGAAAAAACGATTCAACAGGAAACGACTACTAAACAAAAAGTGATTGTTTCTGGCGGAAGTGCACAGGGCTCAACGGCTTCTGTTACACTCGTCAAAATCGACAAGAACAAAGGCGATAAGACACCTCTGGCTGGAGCAAAACTGGAACTATGGACCCGAGATGAGAAAGGAAACAAGGCACAACTCGTTCGTTCAGGAACCACGGATGAAAAAGGAGAGCTGAAATTTGGAAACTTGCGTGCAAATTACGATTATTTGCTGATTGAGACGCAGGCACCAGATGGTTTTACAGTCAGCCAAGAGCTGCGGGATGGAAAAGTCGTGAGATTTAATCCAGACACCGAGACGGCACAATTTGCGGAAATGTTCGTTGAAAACGATCTTCCGAGAATTTCGTTTAAGAAGGTCGATGGAGAGACTAAGAAGGGGTTGTCGGGAGCCGTCTTCGCGATCAAGAATGCGAAGGGCGACTATTACAATGGAGTCACTGCCGCTAACAAAGTCCAGTGGGTCAGCAGTGAGGACAAGATCTCCGAGGAAGTGGCGAAGTCACTAACTTCTGATGCAACAGGAACGGTGACCGTTACAGGCCTAAAGGAAGGAACCTATTCAATAAAGGAAATTTCCGCGCCTCCCGGGTACGATCGAGTGACGCAGGAACAGTCTTTTGAACTTATTAACGATCAAGGGGTCATAAAATTAACGCAGCCCATTCAAGATATCGCCAATGAAAAAACGCAGTACGTCAATGTGCCGATCAAAAAGATTTGGGATGACGCCAATAACCAAGATGGCAAACGACCAGAAAAGATTGCATTTACGCTGGTAGCCAATGGAAAGCCAACCAAAAAAACACTGACAGTCACTGCTTCCGCCAACTGGTCAGGAGCGTTTGAAAACTTAGAAAAGTACGATGAGGTAAAAAAAGAAATACTATATTCGGTCAAGGAATCGGACGTTCCAGACTATGAACTAACCAGCATCTCTCCCGATGGAAAGGGGGGATTTGAGGTCACCAATTCCCATAAGGCTGAAGTAATCTCAGTTCAAGGAAAGAAAGTATGGGACGATGGCGATGACCAAGATGGTAAGCGGCCAGAAAAAATCACAGTAAATCTTTTTGCAGATGGCAAGTTTGAACAGTCTAAGGACGTATCCGAAGAAACCAACTGGGCATATGAGTTTACCAATTTGCCTAAATTCAAAGATGGCAAAGAAATCAAGTATAGCGTGATGGAAGGCTCTGTGACAGATTATACGCCGACGATTACGGATTTCACGATCACGAATAAGTATGTACCACGAAAAACCAGTGTCTCTGCAACCAAACACTGGGACGATGCCGATAATCAAGATGGACTGCGCCCAGAAAAAATTCACCTCCAATTGTATGGAGATGGATTGAAAGTCGGGAAAGAAGTGGCGCTGAGCCAAGAGAATGACTGGTCAACTACCTGGAACGATTTACCCGTAAAATCGAAGGGCAAAGAAATTCAGTATACCGTTGGTGAAGTTGGAACGATCAACGGGTATAAAGGAACCGTAGAAGAAATAGCAAAAGGGACTTTCGCCCTCACCAATTCCCATACTCCTGAAACAACACAAGTTGCTGGAACAAAAACTTGGAAAGATAAGAACAATCAGGACGGGCTTCGACCTGCGTCGATTCATATTCGATTATTAGCCGATGGAAAAGAAGTTGCTGAAAAAGAGGTTCGCGCTGAAACGGGCTGGACGTACCAATTTACAGATCTTCCGAAATATCAGGATGGCAAGAAAATAAGCTACGCCATTCAGGAAGATCGCGTTTCTCATTACAGTACGACGGTCAACGGCTTCGATCTAATAAATAGCTATACACCTAAAAGAACAAGTATCAATGTTTTGAAAGTGTGGGACGATTTTGGAGATCAGGAGGGGCTTCGACCAGAGCGCATCCGTGTTCAATTGTTCGCTGACGGAAAACAAACAGACAAGGAATTGGTTTTGACCAAAGCGACAAACTGGCAGGGAGATTTTTCAGACCTGCCGCTAAGCAGTCAGGGAAAAGCGATCCACTATACGATTAAAGAAGTTTCTATCAAGGGCTATAAAGCAACAATCACTGGAAATCAGGATCAAGGCTATGTTTTAACAAATACACATGTGCCTCCTGCTCCTTCCTCACCTAAAAATCACGGGGGAGGCGGCCATTCATTTAAAGGAGACAACAGTGCAACCAACTATAAAACAAGTCTTCCTAGAACAGGAGAAAAGGGATCACGTACTCTTCTAATCCTGGGTCTGGTGCTCGTTGTAGCAGCAGGGATATTTCGTTACCGGATACGAGCTAAAAAGAGTTAA
- a CDS encoding GHKL domain-containing protein yields MASYIRAGLLASNLLTTVLIGKKINIYSKRNAALLMLILLICSVIGLFTEDAYITYFIFPYGTIQFFMITKKFNSWILPTLFFVMQLCLIMNTWFLTVDIPRILISDFPFLTRSSYVVLTLFIVQNLLLVLCYFFLKLINQKTHFWNFFVYQNRKLRFLSIAILIVFIALIVLYIQATIDQNVKILLYTVLYIDILCLLITVITHNSFEYQKKNDELEILSEAYLIDQKKREISNEFQHDFKALLIALDNCLKENSITDARILLNQIIADSQDMFSSNEYAQINRLENLPIQGLILNFLKECSKNNLSVKLKLDSIPKNLRVDSVDLVRCVSILLNNALETTIDLDGDNQKKIIQLTVENDGVDTLCFSITNPVDKKVELDALLKKGFTTKIGHKGIGLNTIKKITRESEYINLYIKQTNHTFISELVVSYSS; encoded by the coding sequence AGAAATGCAGCTCTGCTAATGTTAATTCTTCTCATCTGCAGTGTGATTGGTCTATTTACTGAAGATGCTTATATCACATATTTTATTTTTCCATATGGTACGATTCAGTTCTTTATGATAACTAAAAAATTTAACAGTTGGATATTGCCTACACTTTTTTTTGTAATGCAGCTCTGTTTGATTATGAATACTTGGTTTCTGACCGTTGATATTCCAAGAATATTAATCTCTGATTTTCCTTTTTTAACTCGAAGTTCCTATGTAGTTTTGACGCTTTTTATTGTTCAAAACTTATTATTGGTTTTGTGCTATTTTTTTCTAAAATTGATAAATCAGAAAACACACTTTTGGAATTTTTTTGTCTATCAGAATAGAAAACTCCGCTTTCTTTCCATTGCGATTTTAATAGTTTTTATCGCACTTATTGTCTTGTATATTCAAGCAACGATTGATCAAAATGTTAAAATCTTACTTTACACTGTATTATACATAGATATTCTTTGTTTATTGATAACGGTCATCACTCATAATTCTTTTGAATATCAGAAAAAAAATGATGAGTTAGAGATACTGTCAGAGGCTTATCTCATTGATCAAAAAAAACGTGAAATCTCAAATGAGTTTCAGCATGATTTCAAGGCGCTGCTTATAGCTCTGGATAATTGTTTAAAAGAAAACTCGATTACCGATGCGCGGATCTTACTGAACCAAATCATCGCAGATTCCCAAGATATGTTTTCATCAAATGAATACGCGCAGATTAATCGCCTAGAAAATCTGCCCATTCAAGGTTTGATCCTCAATTTTTTAAAAGAATGCTCCAAAAATAACCTCTCTGTCAAACTCAAACTTGACTCAATCCCAAAAAATTTACGCGTCGACAGTGTCGATCTCGTAAGATGTGTTTCCATTTTACTAAATAATGCTCTTGAAACGACAATCGATCTGGATGGCGACAATCAGAAAAAAATAATCCAACTTACTGTAGAAAATGACGGAGTAGATACTCTATGCTTTTCTATTACAAATCCAGTTGATAAAAAAGTTGAGTTAGATGCTCTTTTAAAAAAAGGATTTACAACAAAAATTGGTCATAAAGGGATTGGGCTAAATACGATTAAAAAAATTACTCGCGAATCAGAGTATATAAATTTGTATATCAAACAGACGAATCATACATTTATTTCCGAATTGGTAGTAAGCTATTCTAGTTGA